One genomic segment of Vulpes vulpes isolate BD-2025 chromosome 2, VulVul3, whole genome shotgun sequence includes these proteins:
- the SRM gene encoding spermidine synthase yields the protein MEPRPDGPAGLGPADIHEGWFRETCSLWPGQALSLQVEQLLHHQRSRYQDILVFRSKSYGNVLVLDGVIQCTERDEFSYQEMIANLPLCSHPDPRKVLIIGGGDGGVLREVLKHSSVESVVQCEIDEDVIQVSKKFLPGMAVGYSSSKLTLHVGDGFEFMKQNQDAFDVIITDSSDPMGPAESLFKESYYQLMKTALKDNGVLCCQGECQWLHLDLIKQMRQFCKSLFPVVAYAYCTIPTYPSGQIGFMLCSKNPSTDFQKPVQQLTQKQVEQMQLKYYNSDVHQAAFVLPEFARKALNDVS from the exons atggaGCCCCGCCCCGACGGCCCCGCCGGCCTCGGCCCCGCCGACATCCACGAGGGCTGGTTCCGCGAGACGTGCAGCCTGTGGCCCGGCCAGGCCCTGTCGCTGCAGGTGGAGCAGCTGCTGCACCACCAGCGCTCGCGGTACCAGGACATCCTCGTCTTCCGCAG CAAGAGCTACGGGAACGTGCTGGTGCTGGACGGCGTGATCCAGTGCACCGAGCGGGACGAGTTCTCGTACCAGGAGATGATCGCCAACCTGCCGCTGTGCAGCCACCCCGACCCCCGCAAG GTGCTGATCATCGGGGGCGGCGACGGGGGCGTCCTGCGGGAGGTGCTGAAGCACTCGTCGGTGGAGTCGGTGGTGCAGTGCGAGATCGACGAG GACGTCATCCAGGTCTCTAAGAAGTTCCTGCCGGGCATGGCCGTGGGCTACTCCAGCTCCAAGCTGACCCTACACGTGGGCGACGGTTTTGAGTTCATGAAGCAGAACCAGGATGCCTTTGACGTCATCATCACGGACTCGTCAGACCCCATGG GCCCTGCAGAAAGTCTCTTCAAGGAGTCCTATTACCAGCTCATGAAGACAGCCCTCAAGGACAACGGCGTCCTCTGCTGCCAGG GCGAGTGTCAGTGGCTGCACCTGGACCTCATCAAGCAGATGCGGCAGTTCTGCAAGTCGCTCTTCCCCGTGGTGGCCTACGCCTACTGCACCATCCCCACCTACCCCAGCGGCCAGATAGGCTTCATGCTGTGCAGCAAAAACCCG AGCACCGACTTCCAGAAGCCCGTGCAGCAGCTGACACAGAAGCAGGTGGAACAGATGCAGCTGAAGTACTACAACTCCGACGTGCACCAGGCGGCCTTCGTCCTGCCCGAGTTCGCCCGCAAG GCCCTGAACGACGTGAGCTGA